One stretch of Amycolatopsis tolypomycina DNA includes these proteins:
- a CDS encoding sugar ABC transporter substrate-binding protein — protein MRTKVIKVAAVAACGLVLAACGSTKDNASAPAAGGGAGGKVGATLPLLTSPFWQAYNNYVPKMAKEEGVDVLPTVNADSDPAKLITDIGTFLNQGVKGLVVTPLDSAAIVAGLKQAENKGVPVVAVDVAPEGGKVAMVVRADNKAYGTKACEAIGEKVKSGKVVQIMGDLASVNGRDRSEAFRDCMKAKYPGIQVLEIPAEWKADKASAGLDSMLTANPDIKGVYMQAGGVYLAPTEQALKRKNLFFPVGDPKHIVLVSNDGIPQELAAIRAGELDATVSQPADAYAKYGLYWLKKAMAGETFKAGPTDHGSTIVEISPGILEDQLPAPVITKDNVDDKALWGNNL, from the coding sequence GTGCGTACGAAGGTGATCAAGGTGGCCGCCGTCGCCGCCTGCGGTCTGGTATTGGCCGCCTGTGGGTCCACGAAGGACAACGCGTCGGCACCCGCGGCGGGTGGCGGCGCCGGCGGCAAGGTCGGCGCGACCCTGCCCCTGCTGACCTCGCCGTTCTGGCAGGCCTACAACAACTACGTGCCCAAGATGGCGAAGGAAGAAGGCGTCGACGTCCTCCCGACGGTCAACGCCGACAGCGACCCCGCGAAGCTGATCACCGACATCGGCACCTTCCTCAACCAGGGCGTCAAGGGCCTGGTCGTGACGCCGCTGGACTCGGCGGCCATCGTCGCCGGGCTCAAGCAGGCCGAGAACAAGGGCGTGCCGGTGGTCGCGGTCGACGTCGCCCCCGAAGGCGGCAAGGTCGCCATGGTGGTGCGGGCCGACAACAAGGCCTACGGCACCAAGGCCTGCGAAGCGATCGGCGAGAAGGTCAAGTCCGGCAAGGTCGTGCAGATCATGGGCGACCTGGCTTCGGTCAACGGCCGCGACCGCTCGGAAGCCTTCCGCGACTGCATGAAGGCCAAGTACCCCGGCATCCAGGTGCTGGAGATCCCGGCCGAGTGGAAGGCCGACAAGGCGTCCGCCGGCCTGGACAGCATGCTGACCGCCAACCCGGACATCAAGGGCGTCTACATGCAGGCCGGCGGCGTCTACCTGGCCCCGACCGAGCAGGCGCTCAAGCGCAAGAACCTGTTCTTCCCGGTGGGCGACCCGAAGCACATCGTGCTCGTCTCCAACGACGGCATCCCGCAGGAACTGGCCGCGATCCGTGCGGGTGAGCTCGACGCGACCGTGTCCCAGCCGGCCGACGCCTACGCGAAGTACGGCCTGTACTGGCTGAAGAAGGCCATGGCGGGCGAGACGTTCAAGGCCGGGCCGACCGACCACGGCAGCACCATCGTCGAGATCAGCCCCGGCATCCTCGAGGACCAGCTGCCCGCGCCCGTCATCACCAAGGACAACGTGGACGACAAGGCCCTCTGGGGGAACAACCTGTGA
- a CDS encoding sugar ABC transporter ATP-binding protein, protein MTVPSASGVVSARGVGKRYGPTVALHDVSLTVHPGESHALVGRNGAGKSTLVSILTGLSATDTGHVEFGGEPAPPLSKQDDWKARVACVYQHAMVVPQLTVAENLFLNRQAGGGFSIGWKSLRRKARELLDSWDVHVDVDTPAGDLSVEDRQFVEIARALSYGARFIVLDEPTAQLDSQAIERLFERMRQMQAGGVTFLFISHHLHEVYEVCQAVTVLRDAKHVLTAPVAEVGKAQLVDAMTGEPGGLSVRDAASRESLAADAAEILAVAGLSGDGFHDVSFRLRRGEVVGLAGSNASGKHQVAETVYGLRTPSAGTIRVDGKPLRPGDIPAALRAGIGCVPRDRHHEGLVLEHSIADNATMSILDKLGRGGIASPSTRYAKAAQALKDYDIVAAGADQPVSDLSGGNQQKVVLARALLSDPRVVVLINPTAGVDVKSKEALLAVVDRVRAEGKAVLIVSDELDDLRLSDRVLVLRAGAVVAEHQAGWSDGDLVADIEGVELS, encoded by the coding sequence GTGACAGTGCCGTCCGCCAGCGGGGTGGTCAGCGCCCGCGGCGTCGGGAAGCGCTACGGCCCGACCGTGGCGCTGCACGACGTCAGCCTCACCGTGCACCCCGGCGAGTCGCACGCGCTCGTCGGGCGCAACGGGGCAGGCAAGTCGACGCTCGTCTCCATCCTCACCGGCCTGTCCGCCACGGACACCGGGCACGTCGAGTTCGGCGGCGAGCCGGCCCCACCGCTGTCCAAACAGGACGACTGGAAGGCGCGCGTCGCCTGCGTGTACCAGCACGCGATGGTCGTCCCGCAGCTCACCGTCGCCGAGAACCTGTTCCTCAACCGGCAGGCGGGCGGCGGGTTCTCGATCGGCTGGAAGTCGCTGCGGCGCAAGGCCCGCGAGCTGCTGGACTCGTGGGACGTGCACGTCGACGTCGACACCCCGGCCGGGGACCTCTCGGTCGAGGACCGGCAGTTCGTCGAGATCGCCCGCGCGCTGTCCTACGGCGCCCGGTTCATCGTCCTCGACGAGCCGACCGCGCAGCTCGACAGCCAGGCCATCGAGCGGCTCTTCGAGCGGATGCGCCAGATGCAGGCGGGCGGGGTGACGTTCCTGTTCATCTCGCACCACCTGCACGAGGTCTACGAGGTCTGCCAGGCGGTGACCGTGCTGCGCGACGCGAAGCACGTGCTCACCGCGCCGGTGGCCGAGGTCGGGAAGGCGCAGCTGGTCGACGCGATGACCGGCGAGCCGGGCGGCCTGTCGGTCCGGGACGCCGCTTCCCGGGAGTCCCTGGCAGCGGATGCCGCGGAGATCCTTGCGGTGGCCGGGCTGTCCGGCGACGGCTTCCACGACGTCTCCTTCCGGCTGCGCCGCGGCGAGGTCGTCGGGCTCGCGGGCAGCAACGCCAGCGGCAAGCACCAGGTCGCCGAGACGGTCTACGGCCTGCGGACGCCGTCGGCGGGCACGATCCGCGTCGACGGCAAGCCGCTGCGGCCGGGTGACATCCCGGCGGCCCTGCGGGCCGGGATCGGGTGCGTGCCCCGCGACCGGCACCACGAAGGCCTGGTCCTCGAGCACTCGATCGCGGACAACGCGACGATGTCCATTTTGGACAAGCTGGGCCGCGGCGGGATCGCGTCCCCGTCGACGCGGTACGCGAAGGCGGCCCAGGCGCTGAAGGACTACGACATCGTGGCCGCAGGTGCCGACCAGCCGGTGTCGGACCTCTCCGGCGGCAACCAGCAGAAAGTCGTGCTGGCGCGCGCGTTGCTGAGCGACCCGCGGGTGGTCGTGCTGATCAACCCGACCGCGGGCGTGGACGTGAAGTCGAAGGAGGCGCTGCTCGCGGTCGTCGACCGGGTGCGCGCCGAGGGCAAGGCGGTGCTGATCGTCAGCGACGAGCTGGACGACCTGCGCCTGAGCGACCGCGTCCTGGTGCTGCGCGCCGGGGCCGTCGTCGCCGAACACCAGGCCGGGTGGTCCGACGGCGACCTCGTGGCCGACATCGAAGGAGTCGAGCTTTCGTGA